From Pseudomonas hormoni:
GCTGATGCCTTGTTGCAACGCACGCACGTGCAACTCTTGCGTGTTGACCCGCCCTGGCAGGCTCACCCACAGAATGAAACCGCCGGTCGGACGGGTCATCTGCGTGCCTTCCGGGAAATACTGCTGCACCGCGAGCTGGAAAGCGCTTAGGTTCTTGCGATATTCCTGACGGATGTAGCGCAGATGCCGGTCGTAACCGCCATTTTCCAGATAAGCCGCAATGCCCATCTGCGTGACACTGCAAGCGGAATGCGTGCTGAAGGTCTGCAAGCGCTGGATTTCCTGCTGGTACTTGCCGGCGATCATCCAGCCGATCCGCACGCCCGGCGACAGGGTCTTGGAGAAGCTTGAGCAATAGATCACCCGGTCCAGCCGGTCGTAGGCCTTGAGCGCCTTGGTCCGGCCCTGTTCGAACATCAGTTCGCCGTAGATATCGTCCTCGACCACCTGGATATCGAAATCCGAGGCGAGGCGCAGCAGTTGTTTCTGCCGCTCTTCGGGCATGGTGCCACCCAGCGGATTGCTCAGGCGCGTGGTCAGCACCAGCGCCTTGATCGACCATTGATTGGCCGCCAGTTGCAGGGCTTCAAGGCTCATGCCAGTGGCCGGATCGCTGGGAATCTCGATGACTTTGAGGCCCAGCAGGTCGGCCAATTGCAACAAACCGTAATAGGTCGGCGACTCGGCGGCGATCAAATCGCCCGGCCGGGTCAGCACGCGCAGGGACATCTGCAAGGCATCGACGCAGCCGTGGGTGATCACCACTTCCGACGGATCGACCACCACACCGGCGTCGCGCATGCGAATGGCCACCTGGCGGCGCAGCGGCTCGAAACCGGGGCTGAACATGTAGCTGAAGGCGCGCGGACTATGGAAACGGGTGACCTTGGCCAATTGCTGATGCAGCGCCCGCACCGGCAGGTAATCGACGCTCGGCACCGCCGCGCCCAAGGGGAACACGCCCTCGCGACGGGATTCGACCAACACTTGTTGAATGATGCTGCTGCGGGTAACCAGGCCGGGACGTTCGACCCGGGCGATGTCTGGGGTCGGCGCCGTCAGGGCCGGCGTCTGGTGCACGTAATAACCCGACTGCGGCCGGGCTCGGATCAGCCCCTGATCTTCGAGATTGGCATAAGCCTGCAACACCGTGGCATGACTGACGTTGAGCTGCGAGCTCATCTTGCGCACCGAAGGCACGCGCTCCCCCGGTTGATAGACACCACGGCGGATGTCTTCGGCCAGTTGCTGAGCAATACGTTGGTAGAGCAAGAGATTGGTCATGACGCAGCACTCGATTTCACGGGCATTTTATTCTTGTGTGAAACAATACCGGAACAGTTTAGAAGTGTACGGGGACAGTTGCCACAATAGTCGACGGTACAGTGCAGTGTCAGCAAAATCTGTACTGCTTTTTATGAAGAACGTGTGTCGATTAGCAGGCGTAAAAAAACCCGGCGCTGACAAGCAGGCCGGGTTTTCCAGTGACGCAGCCTTTAGCGGGCGGCGCCGAGCTGGCCTTTTTCGTCGGAGAACACAATTTCCACCCGCCGGTTCTGCGCACGGCCCCGTTCGGAGGCGTTCGCGTCCACCGGGTATTCGTCGCCATACCCTTCGACCTGGATGCGTTTATCGTCGATGCCCAGGTCCATCAGCACATCCGCCACCGATTGCGCACGGTCACGGGACAACTTGAGGTTTTCCTGCTTGCCGCCGGTGCTGTCGGCGTAGCCTTCGATGCGTACGACGCGCTTGGGGTTGAGCTGCAGGAACTGCACGATCTTCAACACCACGCGGTTCGCCGAGTTTTTCAACTCCGCTTCGCCGGTATCGAACAGCACGTCGCCCAAGGTCATCACCAGGCCACGGTCGGTCTGGGTGGTTGCGAGCGCGACAATCTGTTCTTCGAGCCACTTGCCCTGCTGCTGCACACTGAGCAACTTGGACTCGCGCAAGGCCAGTTGCAGGCGCTGACGCTCCAGTTCGAGCTTCGCCGCGCGCTCTTCGTTGAGCACCTGATTGGTGTGCTCCCGGGCGATTTCGCTGTAGCGCTGGCTCAGGTAGGCGTAATGGACCACATCCGAACCGCTGCCCCAGTAACTGGACAGGCGATCGGCGCGGGCCAGGGACTCACCAGCGCGAATCACGTCTTTCGGCGCGATACGCAGCACGTTGGAATCTTCCTTGACCTTCTGGAAGTCGGCACTGGCGTCTTGCAATGCGGTTTCGCTGTGCTGACCGGCGCAGCCAGACAGGCTGACGCAACCTGCGAGGATCAATCCGCCGA
This genomic window contains:
- a CDS encoding PLP-dependent aminotransferase family protein, translated to MTNLLLYQRIAQQLAEDIRRGVYQPGERVPSVRKMSSQLNVSHATVLQAYANLEDQGLIRARPQSGYYVHQTPALTAPTPDIARVERPGLVTRSSIIQQVLVESRREGVFPLGAAVPSVDYLPVRALHQQLAKVTRFHSPRAFSYMFSPGFEPLRRQVAIRMRDAGVVVDPSEVVITHGCVDALQMSLRVLTRPGDLIAAESPTYYGLLQLADLLGLKVIEIPSDPATGMSLEALQLAANQWSIKALVLTTRLSNPLGGTMPEERQKQLLRLASDFDIQVVEDDIYGELMFEQGRTKALKAYDRLDRVIYCSSFSKTLSPGVRIGWMIAGKYQQEIQRLQTFSTHSACSVTQMGIAAYLENGGYDRHLRYIRQEYRKNLSAFQLAVQQYFPEGTQMTRPTGGFILWVSLPGRVNTQELHVRALQQGISIAPGLIFSNTEQFNHCIRLNCGTPWNREAERALMTLGMLATQLCQEMAGGI
- a CDS encoding OmpA family protein, which codes for MSLMSSTIGGLILAGCVSLSGCAGQHSETALQDASADFQKVKEDSNVLRIAPKDVIRAGESLARADRLSSYWGSGSDVVHYAYLSQRYSEIAREHTNQVLNEERAAKLELERQRLQLALRESKLLSVQQQGKWLEEQIVALATTQTDRGLVMTLGDVLFDTGEAELKNSANRVVLKIVQFLQLNPKRVVRIEGYADSTGGKQENLKLSRDRAQSVADVLMDLGIDDKRIQVEGYGDEYPVDANASERGRAQNRRVEIVFSDEKGQLGAAR